The following proteins are encoded in a genomic region of Brachypodium distachyon strain Bd21 chromosome 1, Brachypodium_distachyon_v3.0, whole genome shotgun sequence:
- the LOC106865825 gene encoding uncharacterized protein LOC106865825 isoform X2, which translates to MMLIIGYSVALNVDKGSSSTNPNYAMYTNQQAAIPHNTGYNVNGSGHMNLTNFASQLNVAQYSTAGYSLTNNNNHQEAGVSSNWSSANIAYPLGTEIGYSGVHNNNQIGGSSSNFICTNMVVPQTEVPQNTAECSAMYSNHEQDGTTTAWNSAVDQTELDAGLHELITDPFFWDKGVQ; encoded by the exons ATGATGCTCATAATTGGATACTCAGTGGCACTCAATGTTGATAAAGGTAGCAGCAGTACCAACCCAAACTATGCCATGTATACAAACCAGCAGGCTGCAATACCTCATAACACAG GGTACAATGTCAATGGAAGTGGCCACATGAACCTTACAAATTTTGCATCACAACTGAATGTCGCGCAATATAGCACAG CTGGATATTCATTAACTAACAATAATAACCATCAAGAAGCTGGCGTCAGTTCCAATTGGAGCTCTGCAAATATTGCATATCCACTTGGCACAG AAATTGGATACTCAGGAGTGCATAACAACAATCAAATTGGTGGTTCCAGCAGCAACTTTATTTGTACCAATATGGTTGTGCCACAGACAGAAGTGCCACAAAACACAG CTGAATGTTCAGCCATGTACAGTAATCATGAGCAAGATGGTACCACAACTGCATGGAACTCAGCCGTTGATCAAACAGAGTTGGATGCAGGTCTACATGAACTTATAACCG ATCCTTTCTTTTGGGATAAGGGAGTACAGTGA
- the LOC106865825 gene encoding uncharacterized protein LOC106865825 isoform X1: MMLIIGYSVALNVDKGSSSTNPNYAMYTNQQAAIPHNTGYNVNGSGHMNLTNFASQLNVAQYSTAGYSLTNNNNHQEAGVSSNWSSANIAYPLGTEIGYSGVHNNNQIGGSSSNFICTNMVVPQTEVPQNTAAECSAMYSNHEQDGTTTAWNSAVDQTELDAGLHELITDPFFWDKGVQ, translated from the exons ATGATGCTCATAATTGGATACTCAGTGGCACTCAATGTTGATAAAGGTAGCAGCAGTACCAACCCAAACTATGCCATGTATACAAACCAGCAGGCTGCAATACCTCATAACACAG GGTACAATGTCAATGGAAGTGGCCACATGAACCTTACAAATTTTGCATCACAACTGAATGTCGCGCAATATAGCACAG CTGGATATTCATTAACTAACAATAATAACCATCAAGAAGCTGGCGTCAGTTCCAATTGGAGCTCTGCAAATATTGCATATCCACTTGGCACAG AAATTGGATACTCAGGAGTGCATAACAACAATCAAATTGGTGGTTCCAGCAGCAACTTTATTTGTACCAATATGGTTGTGCCACAGACAGAAGTGCCACAAAACACAG CAGCTGAATGTTCAGCCATGTACAGTAATCATGAGCAAGATGGTACCACAACTGCATGGAACTCAGCCGTTGATCAAACAGAGTTGGATGCAGGTCTACATGAACTTATAACCG ATCCTTTCTTTTGGGATAAGGGAGTACAGTGA